From Camelina sativa cultivar DH55 chromosome 20, Cs, whole genome shotgun sequence, the proteins below share one genomic window:
- the LOC104770837 gene encoding serine carboxypeptidase-like 42 — MASVSWQAMAVAIVLLLLSVQGYPEEDLVVRLPGQPTVGFKQYAGYVDVDVKAGRSLFYYYVEAVKQPDTKPLTLWLNGGPGCSSIGGGAFTELGPFYPTGDGRGLRVNSMSWNKASNLLFVESPAGVGWSYSNRTSDYNAGDRSTASDMLVFLLRWLDKFPNLKSRDLFLTGESYAGHYIPQLADAILSYNSRSSGFKFNIKGIAIGNPLLKLERDSPAMYEFFWSHGMISDELKLTITSQCDFEDYTFASPHNVSTACNEAIGETESIITEYVNNYDVLLDVCYPSIVQQELRLKKIATKMSLGVDVCMTYERRFYFNLPEVQIALHANRTHLPYEWSMCSSVLNYSGIDGNIDMLPVLKRILQNKIPVWIFSGDQDSVVPFLGSRTLVRELAQDLNFETTVPYGAWFHKRQVGGWAIEYGKLLTFATVRGAAHMVPYAQPSRALHLFSSFAQPNTFFYR; from the exons ATGGCCAGTGTGTCGTGGCAGGCCATGGCTGTGGCAATAGTGCTGTTGCTGCTGTCAGTGCAAGGGTACCCGGAAGAAGATTTGGTGGTGAGGCTACCAGGTCAACCAACAGTTGGGTTCAAACAATACGCAGGTTATGTCGATGTCGACGTGAAAGCTGGTCGGAGTCTCTTCTATTACTACGTGGAGGCTGTCAAACAACCAGATACAAAACCATTAACCCTTTGGCTCAATGGAG GTCCAGGTTGTTCTTCGATTGGTGGAGGAGCTTTCACTGAGTTAGGTCCATTTTACCCCACAGGCGATGGCCGTGGCCTCCGTGTTAACTCCATGTCTTGGAACAaag CCTCGAACTTGCTATTTGTGGAGTCACCGGCTGGAGTAGGATGGTCTTACTCCAACCGAACCTCTGATTACAACGCTGGAGACAGATCTACTG CTAGCGATATGCTCGTCTTCTTGTTGAGATGGTTGGACAAGTTCCCAAATTTGAAGTCTCGCGACCTCTTTCTCACTGGCGAAAGCTATGCAG GACATTACATACCTCAACTGGCTGATGCGATTCTCAGCTACAATTCACGGTCAAGTGGTTTCAAGTTCAACATCAAAGGCATTGCA atTGGCAATCCACTTCTGAAGCTTGAGAGGGACAGTCCAGCTATGTACGAGTTCTTCTGGTCTCATGGGATGATCTCTGATGAACTCAAACTCACAATCACGAGCCAATGTGACTTTGAAGATTACACATTTGCCAGCCCCCATAACGTAAGCACGGCCTGCAATGAGGCTATCGGTGAAACCGAAAGCATCATCACTGAGTACGTCAACAACTATGATGTTCTCCTTGACGTATGCTATCCATCTATCGTTCAGCAAGAGCTGAGGCTCAAGAAAATT GCAACTAAGATGAGCTTGGGAGTGGATGTTTGTATGACATACGAAAGACGCTTCTATTTTAACCTTCCAGAGGTACAGATAGCGCTTCATGCGAACCGCACTCACCTGCCTTATGAATGGTCAATGTGCAGCAG CGTGTTAAACTACTCTGGCATAGATGGGAACATTGACATGCTTCCGGTTCTGAAGAGAATTCTACAGAACAAAATTCCTGTTTGGATCTTTAG TGGAGATCAAGATTCCGTAGTTCCATTCCTGGGTTCTAGAACTCTCGTAAGAGAACTTGCTCAAGATCTCAACTTCGAGACCACAGTTCCATATGGAGCCTGGTTTCACAAAAGACAA GTTGGAGGCTGGGCCATCGAGTATGGAAAGCTACTGACTTTTGCAACAGTGAGAGGAGCGGCTCATATGGTGCCTTATGCGCAGCCCTCTCGAGCTCTGCATTTGTTCAGTAGCTTTGCCCAACCAAACACATTCTTCTACAGATGA